A region of the Myxococcus stipitatus DSM 14675 genome:
AGCTACCACGTGGCCTTCACCGAAGCCCCCGAACGCGATGCCCTGTCCACCGCGACCTGGGCCTTTCCCCTGCTCCTCCTCGTGATGAACCTGGCGGTGCCCGTGCTCCTGTGGAGCGGCGAGGCCCTGCACCTGCCCTGGCCCGCGGACTTCCACATGCTCGCGGTGCCCGCGTCGCGCGGAGCCACGGGCCTGGCGCTGGTCGCCTTCCTCGGCGGCGTGTCCGCGTCCAGCGCGATGGTCATCGTCACCACGCTCGCACTCGCCCCCATGTGCCTGACGCACCTGGTGCTGCCCTTGGGCTACGCGCGCGGACAGCCCGACCTGTATGGCTGGCTCCTGTGGGCGCGGCGGCTGCTCATCGCGCTCATCATCCTGGCGGGCTTCGGCTTCTACCACCTGCTGGACACGCGCGGCCTGGGGCTCGTGGACCTGGGGCTGGTGTCCTTCGTCGCGGTGGCGCAGTTCGCCCCCGGCGTGCTGGGCCTGCTCTTCTGGAAGCGCGCCACTCGCGCGGGACTGCTCGCGGGCCTGGGCGCGGGAGGCACCACGTGGCTGGTGACGCTGGTGGTGCCACTGTGGGCCTCGCCCGGCGTGGTGGCGTGGACCCATCGCATGGCCGTGCAACTGGGCTTCCCCGGAGACGAGCCCTGGGGCTTCGCCACCTTCGCGTCGCTCACGCTCAACACCCTGGCGTTCGTGGGTGTGTCCCTGGCCACGCGCCAATCCGAGTCCGAGCGCGAAGCAGCACGGGCGTGTACGCGCGAGGCTCCAGGCCTCGTCTCCGGCGGCGTGGAGGCCCGCTCCGCGAACGAGTTCCGAGAGCGGCTGGCCCCGTTCCTCGGTGAGGAGGCCGCGTCAGCCGAAGTGGACCGCGCCCTGGAGTCCCTGCGCATGTCCGCCGATGAGCGGAGACCCTCGGAGCTGCGCCGCCTGCGCGATGGCGTGGAGCGCAACCTGTCCGGACTCCTGGGCCCGGTGCTCGCGCGGCTCACCGTCGAAGAGGCGCTGCGACTCGGCCCGGGAACTCGCACGGCGCTGGCCGAACAACTGCGCTTCGTGGAGGAGCGGCTGCGCGACGCGCGCGGCATGCAGGGGCCCGAGCACGCGGTGGAGGCCGTGCGGCGCTACCTGCGGCGCATCCTGGAAGACCTCCCCCTGGGTGTCTGCGCGGTGGGGCCTGATGGAGAGGTGGTCATCTGGAACGCCGCGCTCGAGCGGCTCTCCGGCGTGGAGGAGCACGCCGCGCGAGGCCATCCCCTGTCCGCCCTGCCCGCTCCCTGGGGCCCGCTGTTGTCTGGCTTCGCCGCCGGCGCCGCGCCGGACACCGAGGCACGCGTGCACGTCTCCCGCGATGAGCGCACGCTGCGACTCCACCGCTCCCGGCTGACTCCGGCGGAGGAAGGCGGAGGTGCCTCCGAGGGAATGGCCCTGCTCGTGGAGGACCTCACGGAGCGCAAGGCCGTGGACGCGCGCCTCGCGCATCAGGACCGGCTCGCCTCGCTGGGGCGCGTGGCGGCGGGTGTGGCGCATGAGATTGGCAATCCACTGACGGCCATCGCCAGCCTCACGCAGAACCTCAAGTACGAGCTGGAGGACCCCGCCGCCGTGACGGAGCGCACCGGCCTCATCCTCCAACAGTGCCGCCGTATCAACGCCATCGTCCGCGCGCTGGTGGGCTTCAGCCATGCGGGCACGGTGGGCGGTGAAGCCCGCCCGTTCACCCGCGTGGAGGTCGCCCCCTTGCTGACGGAGGCCCTGCAGCTGGCGCGGCTCGCGCGGGCGGAGACGCGGTCGCGTGGCGTGCACTTCGAACACCGCTGTCCCGAGGGGCTCGCCGTCCAGGGAGACTCGCAGCGCCTGGAGCAGGTGCTCGTCAACCTGCTGACCAACGCGATGGACGCCTCCCCCGAGGGCGCCCGCGTGGAGCTGGAAGCCGAGGCCGTGGAGGGACAGGTCCTCGTGCGGGTGCTGGACCGGGGGCACGGCATTCCCTCGGAGCTGGCGCAGCGGGTCTTCGAGCCCTTCTTCACCACGAAGCAGCCGGGCGAAGGAACGGGCCTGGGGCTCGCCTTGGTCGCGGGCATCGTCCGCGAGCACGGAGGCGCCGTCCAGGTGGACAGCCGACCCGGTGGAGGGACTAGCGTGACCGTGAGCCTGCCCGACGCGCGCGGAACCGAGGAGTCCGTCGCGCGCCGCCCAGGCCCGGGGGCCGCCGCATGAGTCGCATCCTGGTCATCGAGGACGAGCCCATCATCCGCACGGAGCTGCGACGACTGCTCGTGCGCGCGGGGCACGACGTGTCCGAAGCAGGCGCCGTGCAGGAGGCCGCGAGTGACCATGCGCTCGACTCCTTCGACCTCGTGCTGTCGGACCTGCGGCTGCCGGGCGCTCCGGGAACAGACGTCATCGCCCGATGCCCAGGTGTTCCGGTGCTCATCATGACCAGCTACGCCACGGTGAAGTCCGCCGTGGATGCGATGAAGCTGGGCGCCGTGGACTACATCGCCAAGCCGTTCGACCACGACGAGCTGCTGCTCCAGGTCGAGCGCGTGCTGCGTGAAGGAAAGCTCACCCGGCAGAACGCGGCGCTCAAGCGCGAGGTGGAGCAGTCGTACTCCGTGAGCGGCATGGTGGGCGGCTGCGCGGCGATGCGCGACGTGTTCGAGCGGCTGCGCAAGGTGGCCCCCTCCCCCGCCACCGTGTTGGTGCTGGGTGAGTCCGGCACGGGCAAGGAGCTGGTGGCGCGCGCGCTTCATGCCCAGAGTCCTCGCGCGGATGGGCCGCTGGTCTCGGTGAACTGCGCGGCGATTCCCGAGGGCCTCCTCGAGAGCGAGCTGTTCGGCCATGAGAAGGGCGCCTTCACCGGCGCGCTCACCGCCCACGCGGGGCTGGTGGAGGCCGCGCACGGAGGCACGCTGTTCCTCGACGAAGTGGGAGAGCTGCCCGCGCCCGCGCAGGCCCGCCTGCTGCGCATGCTCCAGGATGGAGAGGTGCGGCGCGTGG
Encoded here:
- a CDS encoding ATP-binding protein, with the protein product MTLELGSLVAASVVYLLLLFLVAYAAERGLISSRITQHPLVYALALGVYATSWSYFGSVGYAARHGFRYLGIYLGVTLACLLVPVLWRPLLRLTRELQLTSLADLLAFRYPGQATGTAVTLFMLAGSLPYLALQVRAVVESAKVLSPTASPTLVGITFSAVLIVFSVLFGARHLTPRERHEGLMLAIAFESAVKVVALVAVSAWAVSSVFGGLEGLWTWLETHPEAVEQLRRPAREASWAPLLVLSCAAAFLTPRSYHVAFTEAPERDALSTATWAFPLLLLVMNLAVPVLLWSGEALHLPWPADFHMLAVPASRGATGLALVAFLGGVSASSAMVIVTTLALAPMCLTHLVLPLGYARGQPDLYGWLLWARRLLIALIILAGFGFYHLLDTRGLGLVDLGLVSFVAVAQFAPGVLGLLFWKRATRAGLLAGLGAGGTTWLVTLVVPLWASPGVVAWTHRMAVQLGFPGDEPWGFATFASLTLNTLAFVGVSLATRQSESEREAARACTREAPGLVSGGVEARSANEFRERLAPFLGEEAASAEVDRALESLRMSADERRPSELRRLRDGVERNLSGLLGPVLARLTVEEALRLGPGTRTALAEQLRFVEERLRDARGMQGPEHAVEAVRRYLRRILEDLPLGVCAVGPDGEVVIWNAALERLSGVEEHAARGHPLSALPAPWGPLLSGFAAGAAPDTEARVHVSRDERTLRLHRSRLTPAEEGGGASEGMALLVEDLTERKAVDARLAHQDRLASLGRVAAGVAHEIGNPLTAIASLTQNLKYELEDPAAVTERTGLILQQCRRINAIVRALVGFSHAGTVGGEARPFTRVEVAPLLTEALQLARLARAETRSRGVHFEHRCPEGLAVQGDSQRLEQVLVNLLTNAMDASPEGARVELEAEAVEGQVLVRVLDRGHGIPSELAQRVFEPFFTTKQPGEGTGLGLALVAGIVREHGGAVQVDSRPGGGTSVTVSLPDARGTEESVARRPGPGAAA
- a CDS encoding sigma-54-dependent transcriptional regulator is translated as MSRILVIEDEPIIRTELRRLLVRAGHDVSEAGAVQEAASDHALDSFDLVLSDLRLPGAPGTDVIARCPGVPVLIMTSYATVKSAVDAMKLGAVDYIAKPFDHDELLLQVERVLREGKLTRQNAALKREVEQSYSVSGMVGGCAAMRDVFERLRKVAPSPATVLVLGESGTGKELVARALHAQSPRADGPLVSVNCAAIPEGLLESELFGHEKGAFTGALTAHAGLVEAAHGGTLFLDEVGELPAPAQARLLRMLQDGEVRRVGSTRPRKVDVRIVAATHRDLPRRVQEGAFRQDLYFRLRVVEIRLPPLRERGEDLPVLARHLLEKACRKVGRAPMTLSPETLAALSTHPWPGNVRELENALERAVILADGPLVTPDLLALELPAQDSAAETLEPAEPEADEPGGGSLEDYFRRFVLEHQEHMGETELAKRLGISRKALWERRQKMGLPRTRA